One region of Marivirga arenosa genomic DNA includes:
- a CDS encoding PIG-L family deacetylase, protein MRNIFALIIFIFTVQLSNAQVKEAVSSSEILHQMEKLKNTTRVLYMAAHPDDENTRFIAYVENGKKFDAGYLSLTRGDGGQNVIGPELREGLGLIRTQELLKARSIDGGQQFFTRANDFGYSKNPTEAFNKWGKEKLLSDAVWVIRNFQPDIIVTRFNETPGITHGHHTASAILAHEAFAKAGDKNAFSEQLKWVNVWQPKKIYWNTSSWFFSRNGGFDEDKYISEDVGGYDPLLGISYTEIAALSRSSHKSQAFGTAGSRGEEVEYFEYWEGSDSKQKLFADIDNSWSKLKGGSGIQKEIEKLIKEFNPKKPENSINQLFTIKDLIEELDDSAIKKDKLKAIEELIINCAGLYNLFYTSNPYGSPEDKISANLELVNRSSAEVEFISASLANVEGVNNESVALEYNQVEIKKLVFNIPQDFPYSNPYWLNEPSDNGLYIVKNKELIGKPENDPSFTATVVLKINGKDFKFSSPLKFKSSDRIKGEIIQPFYVVPPVSIEFLEEVSIYTSSGQEKEISLNIKSLKDNASGELSLDLPKGWEIVENDKKLMFENLLKDNSKTFSIKIKSGTKPGKFSLKATVQIGNVEVNKNVQEIQYDHIPNQVIIQNAEQQLVLADVQIAGSKIGYIEGAGDAVDEALKAMGYEVENIDIESISAEELQKYDAIIAGIRAYNVNEALQIHYGKMNNYMESGGVYMVQYNTTYSLPDTDFWPYPLNLSRDRITVEETEMEFINPKHEVLNYPNKITNQDFEGWVQERGLYFPSNWDSHYEPILVGNDPGETPKKGSLLVADYGKGKFVYTGLSFFRELPAGVPGAYRLLANLLAANPQH, encoded by the coding sequence ACTCGCGTTTTATATATGGCTGCTCATCCAGATGATGAAAACACGCGCTTCATAGCCTATGTAGAAAATGGAAAAAAATTTGACGCTGGGTATTTATCCTTAACTCGTGGAGATGGAGGTCAAAATGTAATTGGACCTGAGCTCAGGGAAGGATTAGGATTAATAAGAACTCAAGAATTATTGAAAGCACGTTCAATAGATGGTGGACAGCAGTTTTTTACAAGAGCAAATGATTTTGGGTATTCAAAAAATCCAACTGAAGCTTTTAATAAATGGGGAAAAGAAAAATTATTATCAGATGCGGTATGGGTCATTAGAAATTTTCAACCTGATATAATTGTAACTCGCTTTAATGAAACTCCCGGTATCACACATGGTCATCATACTGCTTCGGCAATATTAGCTCATGAAGCCTTTGCAAAAGCAGGAGATAAAAATGCTTTTTCTGAGCAGCTAAAATGGGTAAATGTATGGCAGCCAAAAAAGATTTATTGGAATACTTCATCTTGGTTCTTCAGCAGAAATGGTGGCTTCGATGAAGATAAATATATTAGCGAAGATGTAGGAGGATATGATCCATTATTAGGGATTTCATATACTGAAATAGCCGCATTAAGTAGAAGTAGTCATAAATCCCAAGCTTTTGGTACTGCAGGTTCAAGAGGAGAAGAGGTAGAGTATTTCGAATATTGGGAAGGGTCTGATTCAAAGCAGAAATTATTTGCTGACATAGATAATAGTTGGTCAAAATTAAAGGGAGGGTCAGGTATTCAAAAAGAAATTGAAAAATTAATCAAGGAATTCAATCCCAAAAAGCCTGAAAATTCAATCAATCAACTTTTCACAATAAAGGATTTAATTGAGGAATTAGATGATTCTGCCATTAAAAAAGATAAATTAAAAGCCATAGAGGAGTTAATTATCAATTGTGCTGGATTGTACAATTTGTTCTACACTAGTAATCCTTATGGTTCACCCGAAGATAAAATCTCAGCAAATCTAGAATTAGTTAACCGTTCTTCAGCTGAAGTAGAATTTATTTCAGCTAGTTTGGCTAATGTTGAAGGTGTAAATAATGAATCAGTTGCACTTGAATACAATCAGGTTGAAATTAAGAAGCTAGTATTTAATATACCACAAGACTTCCCGTATTCAAACCCTTATTGGTTGAATGAGCCATCAGACAACGGTTTATACATTGTAAAAAATAAAGAACTAATTGGTAAACCTGAAAATGATCCTTCTTTCACAGCCACTGTTGTTTTGAAAATAAATGGCAAGGATTTTAAATTTAGTTCTCCATTAAAATTTAAATCTTCGGATAGAATTAAAGGGGAGATTATCCAGCCTTTTTATGTGGTACCACCAGTTTCAATTGAGTTTTTAGAGGAAGTATCAATTTATACTTCAAGTGGCCAAGAAAAAGAAATTTCTTTAAATATTAAATCATTGAAAGATAATGCTTCAGGTGAGCTAAGTTTAGACCTGCCAAAAGGATGGGAAATAGTAGAAAATGACAAAAAGCTAATGTTTGAAAATCTTCTTAAAGACAATTCTAAGACATTTAGCATAAAAATTAAATCAGGAACTAAGCCCGGAAAATTTTCTCTAAAGGCAACAGTACAGATAGGAAATGTTGAGGTCAACAAAAATGTGCAAGAAATTCAATACGATCATATTCCAAATCAAGTAATCATACAAAATGCGGAACAGCAATTGGTATTGGCTGATGTTCAAATTGCAGGTAGCAAAATAGGATATATTGAAGGTGCTGGAGATGCCGTAGATGAGGCCTTGAAAGCTATGGGTTATGAGGTTGAAAATATAGATATTGAATCTATTAGTGCTGAAGAGTTGCAAAAATATGATGCTATAATCGCAGGTATACGTGCTTATAATGTTAATGAAGCTTTACAGATCCATTATGGTAAAATGAATAATTATATGGAATCAGGAGGTGTTTATATGGTTCAATACAACACTACTTACAGTCTGCCTGATACTGATTTCTGGCCTTATCCATTAAATCTTTCTAGAGATAGAATTACTGTTGAGGAAACAGAAATGGAATTCATCAACCCTAAACATGAAGTATTGAATTACCCTAATAAAATTACAAATCAAGATTTTGAAGGTTGGGTTCAAGAGCGTGGTCTTTATTTTCCAAGTAATTGGGATTCTCATTATGAACCTATTTTAGTAGGGAATGATCCGGGTGAAACTCCAAAAAAGGGATCACTTTTAGTGGCAGATTATGGCAAAGGTAAGTTCGTTTATACTGGCCTAAGTTTCTTTAGAGAGCTACCAGCAGGAGTGCCTGGTGCATATCGCTTATTAGCAAATTTATTAGCCGCCAATCCTCAGCATTGA
- a CDS encoding MarR family winged helix-turn-helix transcriptional regulator, with the protein MKLEEEIKQSKFETERQKAILNVIYTANWIGSVQHKIFKKHKLTAPQYNVLRILRGTFPDPLTVSSIQERMLDKMSNASRLVDKLVEKGLAERSICMYDRRQVDVVITTSGQKLLKEIEPELFNFHNEAMVLTEEDAAAVNKALDKIRG; encoded by the coding sequence ATGAAGTTAGAAGAAGAAATTAAACAGTCGAAGTTCGAGACTGAAAGGCAAAAAGCCATTTTAAATGTTATCTATACTGCCAATTGGATTGGATCTGTTCAACATAAAATATTTAAAAAACATAAATTAACAGCACCTCAATATAATGTATTAAGAATATTAAGAGGCACATTTCCTGATCCATTAACTGTTTCTTCTATACAAGAAAGAATGCTTGACAAAATGTCTAATGCATCTAGGCTTGTGGATAAATTAGTAGAAAAAGGGTTGGCAGAAAGATCAATTTGCATGTATGATAGAAGGCAAGTTGATGTTGTTATCACTACTTCAGGTCAAAAGCTATTAAAAGAGATAGAACCTGAGTTATTTAACTTCCACAATGAGGCTATGGTCTTAACTGAGGAAGATGCAGCAGCAGTTAATAAAGCGTTGGATAAAATAAGAGGATAA
- a CDS encoding DoxX family protein: MNLISNIGRFLFAIPMIIFGVFHFVNTKTLQNVVPSFIPGHTFWVYLTGAALVAAGISILIKRRIHLVSNLLAIMLLIFAVFVHLPMAMEGNQLSASSLLKDIALAGASFVIGQYFKNE; encoded by the coding sequence ATGAACCTAATATCCAATATAGGAAGATTCTTATTTGCTATTCCAATGATAATATTTGGGGTATTTCATTTTGTAAACACTAAAACTTTACAAAATGTTGTACCTTCTTTTATTCCTGGCCATACTTTTTGGGTTTACTTAACAGGGGCAGCTTTGGTTGCAGCGGGAATCAGTATCCTAATCAAAAGGCGAATACATTTAGTTTCTAATTTACTCGCCATTATGTTATTAATTTTTGCAGTATTTGTACATCTTCCGATGGCAATGGAGGGTAATCAACTGTCAGCTAGCTCATTATTAAAAGATATTGCTTTGGCTGGCGCTAGTTTTGTGATTGGTCAGTATTTTAAAAATGAATAA
- a CDS encoding alpha/beta hydrolase: MKFLKRFLIALILIIATIFIIYKLGPKIPEPIFSHTLPEIPADIITLDNWVKQHESKYPTLKAGNEAKIVWNDGISISTEYAIVYLPGFGASHQEGFPVHTNLADSLNANLYLARLKGQGLNSENAYKGLTAESYMESAMEALSVGKLLGEKVIIAATSTGAAQALWLASEFPNDVEGLILYSPYIALRQAFNERLVLGPWGKNITKLVMGGEINHEVRPDSIAAFWSEYYHVDAYYSLFSMINKSMIQETFQKVQCPVFMAYYYKDESNQDNVVSVEAMKEMFAQLSSKIKKEIPFPESGNHVIASRLRSKDWIGVQDSSWHFIKNNIIN, encoded by the coding sequence ATGAAGTTTCTTAAAAGGTTTCTTATTGCTTTAATTCTAATTATTGCAACTATTTTTATAATTTACAAATTAGGTCCTAAAATTCCTGAGCCTATCTTTTCTCATACATTACCTGAAATTCCAGCTGATATTATTACGTTAGATAATTGGGTTAAACAACATGAAAGTAAATATCCAACTCTTAAAGCTGGTAATGAAGCTAAAATAGTTTGGAATGATGGCATTTCAATATCAACTGAATATGCCATTGTTTATTTACCTGGCTTTGGGGCAAGTCATCAAGAAGGATTCCCTGTTCATACTAACTTAGCTGATAGTTTAAACGCTAACCTTTATTTAGCCCGTTTAAAGGGACAAGGTTTAAATTCTGAAAATGCATATAAAGGCTTAACTGCTGAGTCCTACATGGAATCAGCTATGGAAGCATTGTCTGTCGGGAAATTATTAGGAGAAAAGGTGATTATTGCAGCTACTTCTACTGGTGCTGCGCAAGCTTTATGGTTAGCATCTGAATTTCCGAATGATGTTGAAGGTTTGATATTATACTCGCCCTATATAGCTTTAAGACAAGCTTTCAATGAAAGGTTGGTTTTAGGTCCTTGGGGTAAGAATATTACCAAGTTGGTGATGGGCGGGGAAATTAATCATGAGGTAAGGCCAGATTCAATAGCAGCTTTTTGGTCTGAATATTATCATGTTGATGCCTATTATTCATTATTTAGTATGATTAATAAAAGTATGATTCAGGAAACTTTTCAAAAGGTGCAATGTCCTGTATTTATGGCTTATTATTATAAAGATGAATCTAATCAGGATAATGTAGTCTCAGTAGAGGCTATGAAAGAAATGTTTGCTCAATTATCTTCAAAAATTAAGAAAGAAATTCCATTCCCAGAAAGTGGTAATCATGTGATTGCCTCTAGACTTCGTTCCAAGGATTGGATAGGTGTTCAAGACAGCAGTTGGCATTTTATTAAAAATAATATTATAAATTAA
- a CDS encoding LptF/LptG family permease yields the protein MKKIDKLILRSFIGPFLITFFVVVFILLTQYMLKYFDDFVGKDLGFSVFAELIAYFSINMTPIAFPLAVLLSSLMTFGNLGEHFELTAIKSAGISLVRVLRPLFVFVVCLSALVYYSNNFIVPKANLEAYSLLYDIKQKKPSIDIKEGAFYGGIPGYSIKANKKYDDDKSLGDLIIYNHSKKKGNTEIILADSALMYTILGDKYLVMELFDGRSYTEQDPSKPDKPSNYVRNIFQHNKVVFSLASFEMERTDKELFSSNRLMKNEAQLRNDVDSMQNDIIKSKRVIYRYTPRFFNLHMKEIDEIKPESVAEWEEMKEDTVKVDSDSVKIDNIEPIENQNRPKQKYLNKAIVNNNNTEEEKEVPKSVITKYDSTLIAKADSAFFSRNRGFNSIIDKPRFAKNRLKGENTRIERREFESNVYSIEANKKLSDAVACIVMFLIGAPLGAIIKKGGLGFPVIISIIFFIVSYVINTSGIKLGRAGDVNVFAAVWASNVILLPFGLFFLRQARNDSRLFEVDYYAVKIAKIFKFFKRKK from the coding sequence ATGAAAAAAATAGATAAACTCATCTTAAGATCTTTTATAGGGCCCTTCCTGATAACTTTTTTTGTGGTAGTATTTATTTTACTAACACAATACATGTTAAAATATTTTGATGATTTTGTGGGGAAAGATTTAGGCTTCAGTGTTTTTGCTGAATTAATAGCTTATTTCAGTATAAATATGACTCCCATAGCTTTCCCTTTAGCAGTTTTGCTTTCCTCATTGATGACTTTTGGAAACTTAGGGGAGCATTTTGAATTAACTGCTATTAAAAGTGCAGGAATTTCATTGGTTAGAGTATTAAGGCCGCTCTTTGTTTTTGTTGTTTGCTTAAGTGCGCTTGTATATTATTCAAATAATTTTATCGTACCCAAAGCGAATTTAGAGGCATACAGTCTTTTATATGATATAAAACAAAAGAAACCTTCTATTGATATTAAAGAGGGTGCGTTTTATGGAGGTATTCCTGGATATAGTATTAAAGCCAATAAAAAATACGATGATGATAAATCTTTAGGAGATTTAATCATTTATAATCATTCAAAAAAGAAAGGGAATACTGAAATCATTTTAGCTGATTCAGCATTAATGTATACCATTTTAGGTGATAAATACCTTGTTATGGAACTGTTTGATGGAAGGTCATACACAGAACAAGATCCGAGTAAACCCGATAAACCATCCAATTATGTAAGAAATATATTTCAGCATAATAAAGTGGTTTTTAGCTTAGCTTCTTTTGAAATGGAAAGGACTGATAAAGAACTCTTTTCTTCAAATAGATTGATGAAGAATGAAGCTCAACTAAGGAATGATGTTGATTCAATGCAAAATGACATCATAAAATCAAAAAGAGTAATTTATAGATATACGCCTCGCTTTTTTAATCTGCACATGAAGGAAATTGATGAGATCAAACCCGAATCAGTAGCAGAATGGGAGGAAATGAAAGAAGATACTGTAAAAGTAGATTCCGACTCAGTTAAAATAGATAATATTGAACCAATAGAAAATCAAAATAGACCCAAACAAAAGTATTTAAATAAGGCGATCGTAAATAATAACAATACAGAAGAAGAAAAGGAAGTACCTAAAAGCGTCATTACTAAATATGACTCTACTTTAATTGCAAAAGCCGACAGTGCTTTTTTTAGTAGGAATAGGGGTTTTAACAGCATAATTGACAAACCTCGATTTGCAAAAAATAGATTGAAAGGCGAAAATACCAGGATAGAAAGAAGAGAATTTGAAAGCAATGTATATTCTATTGAAGCAAATAAGAAGTTATCTGATGCAGTGGCTTGTATTGTTATGTTTTTAATTGGAGCACCTTTAGGCGCTATTATTAAAAAGGGAGGTTTAGGATTTCCAGTTATAATTTCAATTATTTTCTTTATTGTTTCCTATGTGATCAATACCTCTGGGATAAAATTAGGCAGGGCAGGAGATGTAAACGTATTTGCAGCGGTTTGGGCCTCTAATGTAATACTTCTGCCGTTTGGTTTGTTCTTCCTCAGACAAGCTAGAAATGATTCAAGATTATTTGAAGTGGATTATTATGCGGTAAAAATCGCAAAAATTTTCAAGTTTTTCAAAAGGAAAAAATAA
- the rpsO gene encoding 30S ribosomal protein S15, whose translation MYLDTEKKKELFKNHGRSKADNDTGSAESQIALFTFRINHLTQHLKVNKKDHSSRTGLLKLVGKRRRLLDYLYKKDIERYRAIIAELGLRK comes from the coding sequence ATGTATTTAGACACAGAAAAGAAAAAAGAGCTGTTCAAAAATCATGGTCGGTCAAAAGCAGATAATGACACAGGTTCGGCAGAATCTCAAATTGCGCTTTTCACCTTCCGAATCAATCATTTGACGCAGCACTTAAAAGTTAACAAAAAAGATCACTCATCAAGAACTGGTCTTTTGAAACTTGTAGGTAAAAGAAGAAGATTGTTAGATTATCTTTACAAGAAAGATATTGAAAGATACAGAGCAATCATTGCTGAATTAGGATTAAGAAAATAA
- the pnp gene encoding polyribonucleotide nucleotidyltransferase, whose translation MAIPNAIKKTFNLPDGREISIETGKLAKQADGSVEVRMGDTILLATVVSNKEAREGVDFLPMSVDYQEKFASSGKIPGGFLKREGKLSDYEVLTSRLVDRALRPLFPSDYHAETQVFIQLFSLGENDLPDALAALAASAALTASDIPFAGPISEVRVARVDGKMIVNPDAKQLEESDIDMIIAATMDNIMMVEGEMEEISEEEMVEAINFAHDAIKIQCQAQLDLAKDAGKTEKREYNHEEEPDAELEKEIFDKYYQQFYDIAAKGLADKHERARLFSEIKDGYFESLPEETEISLTLAKSYLNATQKKAIRNATLETRSRLDGRKLDEIRPIWSEVDYLPSAHGSAVFTRGETQSLTTVTLGTKLDEQMIDGAVHSGYNKFILHYNFPAFSTGEARPNRGPGRREVGHGNLAMRALKQVIPSPEDLPYTIRVVSDILESNGSSSMATVCAGSLGLMDAGIPIKSAVSGIAMGLISDAETGKYAILSDILGDEDHIGDMDFKVTGTEKGITACQMDIKVDGLSSELMMEALNQAKAGRDHIRNEMAKTIAAPREDYKPNAPRVVNIEIDREMIGAVIGPGGKVVQEIQKTTGATVVIEETEKGGKINVFAVNKESLDAAVKWIKGIVAKPEVGEVYDGVVKAIQPYGAFVEIMPGKDGLLHISEIKHEKIENMEGVLEIGEEVKVKLIDIDKKTGKLRLSRKVLLPKPEKEEK comes from the coding sequence ATGGCTATACCAAATGCAATAAAAAAAACATTCAATCTACCTGATGGTAGAGAAATTAGTATCGAAACAGGGAAGTTAGCTAAACAAGCTGACGGATCAGTTGAAGTTAGAATGGGAGATACCATTTTATTAGCAACCGTTGTTTCAAATAAAGAGGCTAGAGAGGGAGTAGATTTCCTTCCAATGTCTGTAGATTACCAAGAAAAATTTGCTTCATCTGGAAAAATACCAGGTGGATTCCTTAAAAGAGAAGGAAAATTATCTGACTATGAAGTTTTAACATCAAGATTAGTAGATAGAGCATTAAGACCTTTATTCCCTTCTGATTACCATGCAGAAACACAGGTTTTCATACAATTATTCTCTTTAGGAGAAAATGACTTACCTGATGCATTAGCGGCATTAGCAGCTTCAGCTGCACTTACTGCTTCCGATATACCATTTGCAGGCCCGATCTCTGAAGTAAGAGTGGCTCGTGTTGATGGTAAAATGATTGTTAATCCTGATGCTAAGCAATTAGAAGAATCTGACATCGATATGATTATCGCAGCCACCATGGATAATATCATGATGGTAGAAGGAGAGATGGAAGAAATTTCAGAAGAAGAAATGGTGGAAGCCATCAATTTCGCACATGATGCCATCAAAATCCAATGTCAGGCACAATTAGATTTAGCAAAAGATGCTGGTAAAACTGAAAAACGTGAATACAACCACGAAGAAGAGCCAGATGCTGAATTAGAAAAAGAAATTTTTGACAAATACTATCAACAGTTTTACGATATAGCGGCTAAAGGCTTGGCAGATAAGCATGAAAGAGCGAGACTATTCTCTGAAATTAAAGATGGATATTTTGAATCTTTACCAGAAGAGACAGAAATAAGCTTAACATTAGCAAAAAGCTATTTAAATGCTACACAGAAAAAAGCGATTAGAAATGCTACTTTAGAAACGCGTAGTCGCTTGGATGGTAGAAAATTAGACGAGATCAGACCAATTTGGAGTGAGGTAGATTACTTACCATCGGCTCACGGTTCCGCGGTATTTACCAGAGGTGAAACTCAATCATTAACTACTGTTACATTAGGTACTAAACTTGATGAGCAGATGATTGATGGAGCTGTACATTCTGGCTACAATAAATTCATCTTGCATTATAACTTCCCGGCATTCTCAACTGGAGAAGCAAGACCAAATAGAGGTCCTGGTAGAAGAGAAGTAGGGCACGGTAATTTAGCAATGCGTGCTTTAAAGCAAGTAATTCCTTCACCAGAAGATTTACCTTATACTATTAGAGTCGTTTCAGATATCTTAGAATCAAATGGTTCTTCATCTATGGCTACTGTTTGTGCTGGTTCATTAGGATTAATGGACGCAGGTATCCCTATTAAATCCGCAGTTTCAGGTATTGCTATGGGATTAATCTCTGATGCTGAAACAGGGAAATATGCTATCCTTTCAGACATCCTAGGTGATGAAGATCATATCGGAGATATGGACTTTAAAGTAACGGGTACTGAAAAAGGGATCACAGCTTGCCAGATGGACATTAAAGTAGATGGTTTGTCATCAGAGTTAATGATGGAAGCCTTAAACCAAGCAAAAGCAGGTCGTGATCATATCAGAAATGAGATGGCTAAAACAATTGCTGCTCCAAGAGAAGATTATAAACCAAATGCTCCTAGAGTGGTTAACATTGAGATCGATAGAGAAATGATTGGTGCTGTAATTGGTCCTGGTGGAAAAGTTGTTCAAGAAATCCAGAAAACTACAGGAGCAACTGTTGTGATTGAAGAAACTGAAAAAGGTGGTAAAATCAATGTATTTGCTGTTAATAAGGAATCTTTAGATGCTGCAGTTAAATGGATAAAAGGCATTGTTGCTAAACCTGAAGTAGGTGAGGTATACGATGGTGTTGTGAAAGCAATTCAACCATACGGTGCTTTTGTTGAGATTATGCCTGGTAAAGATGGTCTTTTACATATTTCAGAGATCAAACATGAGAAAATTGAAAATATGGAAGGAGTTTTAGAAATCGGAGAAGAAGTAAAAGTGAAGTTGATCGATATCGACAAAAAGACTGGAAAATTAAGATTATCGAGAAAGGTATTATTACCTAAACCAGAAAAAGAAGAGAAATAA
- a CDS encoding sigma-70 family RNA polymerase sigma factor, whose amino-acid sequence MRQLKISKQITNRESQSLDKYLQEIGKVDLLTPDEEVDLAVRIKQGDQLALEKLTKANLRFVVSVAKQYQNQGLSLGDLINEGNLGLIKAAQRFDETRGFKFISYAVWWIRQSILQALAEQSRIVRLPLNRVGSLNKISKTFSTLEQKFEREPSPDELAEVLEVTSNEVVDTMKISGRHVSMDAPFVQGEENSLLDVLENDGEESPDDELMNDSLRREVQRALSTLTQREADVITLYFGLNGEHSMTLEEIGEKFSLTRERVRQIKEKAIRRLRHTSRSKALKPYLG is encoded by the coding sequence ATGAGACAGCTCAAGATTAGCAAGCAAATCACCAATCGGGAGAGTCAATCCCTCGATAAATACTTACAAGAAATAGGGAAAGTAGATTTGTTAACTCCGGACGAGGAAGTAGATTTAGCCGTTAGGATTAAACAAGGTGATCAACTTGCACTTGAAAAATTGACTAAAGCCAATTTGCGTTTCGTAGTGTCTGTGGCCAAACAATATCAGAATCAAGGTTTATCCTTAGGAGACTTGATTAATGAAGGAAACTTAGGTTTGATCAAGGCAGCTCAAAGGTTTGACGAAACCAGAGGTTTTAAATTCATTTCTTATGCAGTATGGTGGATCAGACAGTCCATATTGCAAGCATTGGCGGAGCAATCTCGTATTGTTCGTCTTCCATTGAATAGAGTAGGATCTTTAAATAAGATTTCAAAAACCTTCTCTACCTTGGAGCAAAAGTTTGAAAGAGAGCCATCTCCGGATGAGCTTGCTGAAGTTTTAGAGGTTACTTCAAATGAAGTAGTTGATACTATGAAAATCTCTGGTCGTCACGTATCTATGGATGCACCTTTTGTACAAGGTGAGGAAAATAGTCTTCTAGACGTATTAGAAAATGACGGTGAAGAATCTCCTGATGATGAATTAATGAATGATTCATTGAGAAGAGAGGTACAGAGAGCTTTATCTACTTTAACTCAAAGAGAGGCTGACGTTATCACTTTGTACTTTGGATTGAATGGTGAGCATTCGATGACTCTTGAAGAGATTGGAGAGAAATTTAGTTTAACTAGAGAAAGAGTTCGTCAGATTAAAGAAAAAGCAATTAGACGACTTAGACATACATCAAGAAGTAAAGCATTAAAACCTTATTTGGGTTAG
- the trxB gene encoding thioredoxin-disulfide reductase encodes MTEEKVKVLIIGSGPAGYTAAIYAARAGLKPVLYQGGQPGGQLTITNDVENYPGYPDGINGPQMMVDFQKQAERFGTDVRFGLATKVDFSGYPHKVIIDDKHEITANAVIISTGASAKWLGLESEQRLNGMGVSACAVCDGFFYKGQDVVVVGAGDTAAEEATYLSNICNKVTMLVRRDEMRASKIMQRRVEKAKNIEVLWNTETEEVLGKDAVEGVRVVNNVTGEKSEIKATGFFVAIGHKPNTEIFKDYLDLNEAGYILTKAGSTKTKVEGVFASGDAQDFTYRQAVTAAGTGCMAALDAERFLAEKEDELEQQEVAEKA; translated from the coding sequence ATGACAGAGGAAAAAGTAAAAGTATTAATAATAGGATCAGGACCTGCAGGATATACTGCTGCTATTTATGCTGCAAGAGCAGGTCTGAAACCAGTACTTTATCAAGGTGGACAGCCAGGTGGACAATTAACCATAACCAATGATGTTGAAAATTACCCTGGTTATCCTGATGGAATTAACGGACCTCAAATGATGGTTGATTTCCAAAAACAGGCAGAAAGATTTGGAACTGATGTCAGATTTGGTTTAGCTACAAAAGTTGATTTCAGTGGTTATCCTCATAAAGTTATTATTGATGATAAGCATGAAATTACAGCTAATGCTGTGATTATTTCTACAGGAGCTTCTGCCAAATGGTTAGGATTAGAATCTGAGCAAAGATTAAATGGTATGGGCGTTTCTGCCTGTGCTGTTTGCGATGGATTCTTTTACAAAGGACAAGATGTTGTGGTTGTTGGTGCTGGTGATACAGCAGCAGAAGAAGCTACTTATCTATCTAACATTTGTAATAAGGTTACAATGTTGGTAAGAAGAGATGAAATGAGAGCTTCTAAAATCATGCAAAGAAGAGTTGAAAAAGCTAAAAATATAGAGGTACTGTGGAATACTGAAACGGAAGAAGTTTTAGGTAAAGATGCGGTAGAGGGTGTTAGAGTCGTCAATAATGTAACGGGTGAAAAATCAGAAATTAAAGCTACTGGTTTCTTTGTTGCTATTGGTCATAAACCAAATACCGAAATTTTTAAAGATTATTTAGATTTAAATGAGGCGGGTTACATCCTTACTAAAGCAGGAAGTACAAAAACAAAAGTTGAAGGTGTTTTTGCTTCTGGTGATGCTCAGGATTTTACCTATCGTCAAGCTGTAACGGCTGCAGGTACTGGTTGTATGGCTGCATTAGATGCAGAGCGTTTCTTAGCTGAAAAGGAAGATGAACTGGAACAGCAAGAAGTAGCTGAGAAGGCTTAA